The genomic region ATGTCTGAAACAATAAGATTATAATTTGCAATTAggtcaaattataaaaaatctacCTATAGTTTACTGTTTGtaaattcaattcaaacaaacaatttaatatcttaattaaatGTGCACTTACATATGAATACTTCTTATTGACTATTTCATATTCAAACGctccaatttttattttttcaacttttctttttaaatactttCAAGTTTCTATagctaaatttaatttttttataaaagtccaaaaaatttcaaacaccacttaaaaaatgtgattatTTCAGTtaggtatttaattttttctttttttttttttgaggggGGGGGTGTATATGTTGTTAAGAATAGACATACTTTATGCGTTTGTTGGAAATTCTCAAACATATGCCTACTTTGAAGCAAATAGAGGCACCAGTGTCGATAACGTTTGTAGTATGtgatgttataaaaaataaataaagaaaattcaatacTCGAATTGTTGGGTATAAAAGATCTAGGTTTTCGCAAAATTCAAGtcgaataattattttttgaaatgaaaagattatttattattttttttaataaatctattacaatcattaaatatctaatatttatatttaacaactaCCAACAACTATAACAATCATACACTAATCAATATCAGATAACTATACATAATCAAcacttattattaaaataaatcgacACCTgctattacaataaaatatataacatccTACACATTAGTGGGGGTTCGATTCAATGACCTTACAGTCATGGGTTCTCAACTAATTCACCAATTGAACTAGACTTTATCGGCTAGtcgaataattattttaactacTCATAATTTTAGTACTCAATGAAAATCAcatgaaaaatgcaattttagccAGTAAATTAGGATGTGATAATCTTGatcttattcaattaaaatttgcaatttggtcttgtaactttaaaaattatggtaattttttagtctttttcGACCAATTTGGCTAGAGAATTCCACATCATCAGTCATGTCAACACCTAAGTTGGGGCATCCAGTGAATTTGATGGCATGGCAGTTCGAATTGTAAactttaattgtaattttggtcctatatctTTAAGTGGTTAGCAATCCTGGTCCTCTAACTTTGGATGTAGTAATTTTAATCCTCTATTCTGTCAAAATAATAGCGATTTGGTCCTTAAGCCCATTTAGTGaccattttgatattttattattatatctcAATAGTCCTATCATATGGTCTTAATTAGTACCAATATGCTTCCTAACTAAAATTAAGCCTTCATAAACTTCATAGCGTGGTTTAACTACCTTGCCATTAATTCAACTTCCTCGATTTTACGGATTTCTTTCAACCACACTAGCACAACAGATGGTTCATAGGTAGTAAGGAGATATTGATCAGGTAAATTTCTAAAACACTACAATtcttaatattatgataaaaagaattgattgaaaaGAACTCAAACCGAATACCTCAAAGTTCTCTTAAAATCTAAAAGACATTTTACGACTATGGATGGACAATGCATATACATGTGAAAATAGAATTCTTGAACCAAAAGATGAACGAGTTTTCTTCTTATTGGTGTTCTGCCTAAATCTTAGTGGATTGTAGATATCTCACCATATATGCTGTTTTTCTTGTTGAATGAGCCAAGTGTCTGTGAACCATATACGGTGGTAGTGTAGTTGaaagaaaatcttaaaatcAAGGGCTTGGAATCCCTAGTGGCAAGACAGTCAAAGCAAGGTATGAAACTTATTGaggcttaattttattcaaaagcaTATTGGGTTTGATTAATAGCATGTGAAATAACTATTAAGCTTTTATCataaaaggagaaaatgaTCATTAATTCGGCTTAAGGATGAAAATTGCTATATCGaaagttagaggaccaaaattacgattaaaaattataacttagATTGCCACATGGATGCTGACGTTgaatttttcagttaaatcagccaaaaaaggcaaaaattatcataatttttaaaattacaggatcaaaatgcaaattttaatttgaacaaGATTAAAACTGACACCTCTTAActtacaggattaaaattaatttttccttgcAAATCACTCAAACTTGTAATGCCCGACCCAATGCCCATCTCTACTCAtccttataaatttttttatctgaaTTAGGTTTGGTCGATCaaacaatcacataataaatttgatatatatttatttattatatatttaatttttttaaaattttataccaattatacaaatatgttatatttaatatataattgataaaaatacgATTAAATTCGATTTGAAATAGAGTTTCGCCCACGCCCTCATGCCAACGTGGAATGTCCTTAATTCTTCAGCTATTCACATAAAGACATCGACTGAATTGAGAGAAATACCTAAACGATCCCCACCGATTTAATCCAAATACGTGTCAGCTCCAATTCATGCAGTGATGCCACCACTGCCTCCACCCATGCATTTACATAtattactctctctctctctctctctatctctctcttaAATTCTCATCAAATCAGCTGCTGATAATTATCATCGTCACCAAATTTCGCGCAAgaacaaagaaagagaaaagaaatcttAGCCATGATGGATCTAATCCACACTTTCCTCAACTTAATAGCTCCCCCTTTCaccttcttcttccttctctttttcttgccACCCTTCCAGATTTTCAAGTTCTTCCTTTCAATCTTGGGCACCCTTTTCAGCGAGGATGTCGCTGGAAAAGTCGTCGTCATCACCGGCGCCTCCTCCGGCATCGGCGAAGTAAGTACAACAACTGTGTTCTGGtgttataatttcattaacaAGTTGTAACCCGGGTTTGAATTGACGCTTCTTGCAGAGTCTTGCTTACGAGTATGCTAAGAGAGGGGCGTGCTTGGTGCTTGCTGCAAGAAGGGAAAGGAGTCTTCAAGAAGTGGCCGAAAGGGCGCGCGATTTGGGGTCGCCGGACGTCGTGGTGGTCCGGGCCGATGTTTCGAAGGCGGAGGACTGCAGGAAGGTTGTTGATCAGACTATGAATCGCTTTGGAAGATGTAAGATGGtttaagtattatttttcttttagtataTGGTTTTATGTATGGtagaattgtaattttagtactTCAGTAGATATAGGGGCCGTAATTTTGATCACGTACGAAtctatttttgtgattttattctgtatttcaaaaattttgcacattaacaaaaatttactaaatggCCGGAAAAAGCATCCAATTAAGCTGGTAGGTGTACTTTTCCAACTATTTCAGTAAATTTAggtcatttttattaaaaaaaataaaagaaaattaaaattataggaataaaatataaaaagtttaaaattagagaataaAAATGTCAGAAATGAATTGACCAGTGACTGAAATTGTCGCGATATacttattggactaaaattgctatttCTTATTTCCTCTGTATTTATTGATgtcttgaaagaaaattggTAGCGCTGATCAATTCCGGTACATGTCTTAATTTTGCTTAATATGTGCAGTGGATCACCTGGTCAATAACGCTGGAATTATGTCAGTTTCAATGCTGGAAGAAGTTGAAGATATTACTGGTTACAGAGAAACTATGGTATCGAAATGCCATAAATTAACGTTCGAATTCCCTGGTTAATGATCTATTCAATGGACCCCTTCTCCCTATCATATGAATCTCTTTTATAtcatattgcattttttattttatttgatatgtatGTCATGTATACCTCTTAAGTAATAATGTTAGatgttttgtttaattaattagaaaaaaaattatttacttggcatgtatatattaaatggactaaaagtttaataaaacttgaaatagaACATTCAGATCTCTATCAAGTGTTGCACGACGTTtcatatttaacaaattttatgttaGCATATTTGTGAGGAAGGTATGTTATAAAGTTGACTAATATATGCAAAATGCAATACATAATACAACTCGGATTTGGAAACCAGGTTCGAACTGTAGAACTAAtctgattgaattttctattctggtttatattttttatttctttgataCATACAAATTACGTGCAGAAAgattatagaatttaatttatttattttctttgtgcaCGTGATGCAGTATATATTCTATAGACTATTAGATGGAATCGAAGATACAATTTCTATCCtaccataaaatatattaagtatttGTTGGTGTTGCAGGATATCAACTTCTGGGGCTATGTGTATATGACCCGATTTGCCGCCCCATACCTTAGGAATAGCAGAGGCCGAATTGTTGTACTTTCTTCATCCAGTTCTTGGATGCCTACTCCGAGGATGAGTTTTTACAATGTATGTAGCTAGCTATCACTATCACGTCGCATTTTACCCTTGTTTAGCTTGTGTGCACATAAATCTTCGTCTTGAAATGAAGGTACGTATtaataatgtgtatatatgaatatacaTGATCAGGCAAGCAAAGCGGcgatttcacaattttttgaGACACTGCGGGTGGAATTCGGCCCCGATATAGGCATAACCCTTGTGACTCCAGGATTCATAGAATCTGAACTTACCCAAGGCAAATTCTACAATGCTGGCGAACGTGTAATTGATCAGGACATGAGAGATGTAAGTGCCCATTGCACATGTGtatctttgttttaatttgttcCAAGATCCATGTATTTCATTAgttctctctatatatacacacacacacacacacacttgaaCTCAGGTACAAGTGAGCACGACTCCAATCCTGAGGGTGGAAAGTGCGGCAAGGTCAATCGTGAGGAGCGCGATCCGTGGAGAAAGATACGTGACAGAGCCGGCCTGGTTTAGGGTTACTTATTGGTGGAAGCTATTCTGCCCTGAGGTGATGGAGTGGGTATTTAGACTGATGTACTTGGCCAGCCCGGGTGAGCCGGAGAAGGAAACGTTTGGCAAGAAGGTTTTGGATTACACAGGAGTGAAGTCCTTGCTTTACCCGGAAACCGTGCAAGTTCCGGAGCCCAAGAATGATTAATGCTGGAAAAATGCATTGGGACATCTGTAAGTTTGTGATGATCTTGTGCATACAGAAGTAAGTTTGTGTGTAtggatgtatatataataaggcAGTCATTTTGCTACGGAAATTGACATTTTGTTCTTCAATGCGGTTGGTTGTTTGGAGGGTTTTTCTGAACGCCTTTATAGAAAAAGGCCATCAGAAAAGGTGTTTGTGTAAAGTTTATCGAATATAAAGTTCAGGAGATTATTAGTGGATGTTTACATATAATTCTTCTTATATGCCTCATCAATGCAAGAGTTGATCGTtgtaaatttcttttcctttaagggataattacacctcCCTCacactataaaaaagaaagcgGATTTTGGacagttttaaattaaagattaatttgaattggatttagaaattaatttgaattggattta from Sesamum indicum cultivar Zhongzhi No. 13 linkage group LG3, S_indicum_v1.0, whole genome shotgun sequence harbors:
- the LOC105158152 gene encoding 11-beta-hydroxysteroid dehydrogenase 1B-like, coding for MDLIHTFLNLIAPPFTFFFLLFFLPPFQIFKFFLSILGTLFSEDVAGKVVVITGASSGIGESLAYEYAKRGACLVLAARRERSLQEVAERARDLGSPDVVVVRADVSKAEDCRKVVDQTMNRFGRLDHLVNNAGIMSVSMLEEVEDITGYRETMDINFWGYVYMTRFAAPYLRNSRGRIVVLSSSSSWMPTPRMSFYNASKAAISQFFETLRVEFGPDIGITLVTPGFIESELTQGKFYNAGERVIDQDMRDVQVSTTPILRVESAARSIVRSAIRGERYVTEPAWFRVTYWWKLFCPEVMEWVFRLMYLASPGEPEKETFGKKVLDYTGVKSLLYPETVQVPEPKND